From one Eucalyptus grandis isolate ANBG69807.140 chromosome 9, ASM1654582v1, whole genome shotgun sequence genomic stretch:
- the LOC104418658 gene encoding uncharacterized protein LOC104418658, which produces MNPTSLIPTSKFPLNTRRVHFRAQISPPSTAPISQLRTTELQEPPKNPKTETTNDRFPTMTDIISASTAQNLDIELKTLGPFFRITARSLDARQELGRAEGLIRVWTGGKILHLDSIRLRRETLGMERSIFGIGLFIGAVAIRHGYECGCRRAELLAINDSELYHSKLVRFYTRIGFEAVHEVTGSTMGDIAHMLVWGGVGTRMNANIEDLLIKWCTRFKSQK; this is translated from the exons ATGAATCCGACATCCTTGATACCCACCTCCAAATTCCCCTTGAACACTCGAAGAGTTCACTTCAGAGCCCAAATTTCCCCTCCATCGACGGCGCCGATATCCCAGCTGAGAACCACCGAACTTCAAGAACCGCCCAAGAACCCCAAAACAGAGACCACCAATGATAGGTTCCCAACCATGACCGACATAATCAGCGCCTCAACGGCCCAGAACCTTGACATTGAGCTGAAAACGCTGGGACCCTTTTTCAGAATCACGGCCAGGAGCTTGGACGCCCGGCAAGAGCTCGGGAGGGCTGAGGGTTTGATCCGGGTCTGGACAGGAGGGAAGATTCTGCACCTGGATTCGATCAGGTTGAGGAGAGAGACGCTGGGGATGGAGAGATCCATATTTGGGATAGGGCTGTTCATTGGAGCTGTGGCCATAAGGCATGGGTACGAGTGTGGCTGCAGGAGGGCCGAGTTGCTGGCCATCAATGACTCGGAACTTTACCATTCCAAG CTGGTTAGATTTTACACGAGAATCGGGTTCGAGGCAGTGCACGAGGTGACAGGATCGACGATGGGTGACATTGCTCACATGTTGGTATGGGGCGGTGTCGGGACAAGGATGAATGCCAACATTGAGGACCTCCTAATCAAGTGGTGTACCCGTTTCAAGTCCCAGAAATAA